The genomic interval TGGGAGTTCCATTTGGTTGATGAATAAGGGCTACGCTGTCAACCCGCCCGGAAATTAATTTCCGGGCTAATAGCTCAAGTCCGTTTTAACGGACTGAAGCCTCTATGTTCAGTCCTCTTAAGAGGACTTTAGCCATGAGCCAGGGATTAAAATCCCTGGTGGGTTGACAACGGAGCAGTTAGTTGAATTTCTCTTTTTCGTTACAAACTTATAAACCGAACAAATTGAAGGGGGAGCAATGGCTGATTTTCAGACAATGACATCAGAGACAACAGCTAAATTAACGACACTGCTTGGGCAAACTGAAGAAGCACAAACTAACTTGCAAGAGACGCAAGAACAGGTATCGAGAGTCCAAGAACAAGTTGAGACGGCTTGGACACAATTGAATGACCAGGCTCAGTCTCTACTAGAGCAGGTGACAAGTGGCAAAAGTGAACTGACTGCTGAAGCTGAGTCAGTCACTCAGATGCTAGAGCAACTTAAAAGTAGAATTGAAGCCTTGGGAGAAGAGCTGACGCAGGAGCTAGAGGAAACCAAGAATGCGATCTCTGCTTTAGATGATCGGATCGAAGCACTAACACCAGAACTAGAACAAAGCGTAAAAGACACTGAGGAATCTCTAAACTCTCTCCAAGAAAAAGAAATTGGCTCAGAAGTCAAAGAAATCATTTCCCAAACGACAGACTATTTACAAGACGTAGATAGTGAACTAGAAAGTCATCAAACAGCTATAGACCAACGAGTTGAAGCTCTGCAAACCTACATTTCTGAACAATGCATACCTGAAATCACTACGAAAGCGACAGAATTTGCCCAACAGCTCGAAGGAGTGGTAGAACACTTTACAGAGAAGTTCCAAGCGGTAGGAGATGCAACTGAACAAGCGGCGCAGGAGACAGTTGACCAGGTAAGCGAGGGTCAGAATAGCTTATTTGAAGAACTTACGAGTACAACTCAAAAAATTGAGGAACTGATGGAGATACTGAGCAGTGCAGTTAATGAAGCGAGTGCAAGCGTGATAGATGCTAATGCTACCTTGGTCGATGGCATCGATTTAACAAATACTGGTTTCAAAACAGCGACAAATTTGTTAACAGAAGCCAAAGATGCTCTAGCACAGGTTTAAGTAGGTAGGCAGGATTAAATCAAAAATACTACTAAACAGCTCCCTCATTGCCAAGCAGGGAGCTGTTTTATATCTTTTAATGACTACGTACTTAAGTCAAATTCGCTTGAGTTTCTGTAACTCACTCAGCTCCTTTCTCAAATTATTCTGTTGTTCTTTACGTTTACTCATCCGCAATTTGAGTGGTAACTGACTACCTTCTGCTTCTGTAACAAATTGCTCGGCAAGCTGCTTAACGGTTTTTATAAGTTCATCCAACCGTTGTTCTTCTACTTCTAAAGCTTGTATGATTTTTTGGCTAATTTTTTCTACCAAGCGATTTTTCACAAGAGACTGATAGTAACTACGCAACTCATTTCTCATTTTCTCTACGGCTTTTTCTTGTTCGGCTTCCTTAAAGTTTTGGTAAGTACGCTTCAAAAACTTAAACAAAAAGTAACAAATACCAGCCAGAAAAAGAAATGATATCAAAGGGGCATTTTGAAACGCTCCGCCTATCGGTTGAGTAAGCTTCTGGATGATCTGTCTTCTACCACCAGCAATTCCCAGAACACTCAAGAAGCTGAACATGAACATAAACTGCATCCATTGGCTTCTGACCTTCTTAAGAAGATAAAATAACGGAGAAACTTCTTGATATCGAGTTTCACAAGAAGGTTTTTTGAGGGACGACGCAAAGATTTCTTGAAGGTCAATCGTTTGTCTAGGCTGCAAAGCGGAATAGCTTAAATCTAGAGCCGGAATAGAACTTAGTGCTTGATAATTTTTCTGAAAAAGCCCTTTCAATCCCCCTTGATTATAGCGAGTACAAATTCGTTCCCATTCTTCATTAGCCCACTGACTTAGTTCAGCTCGACAAAGGTCTATCAATGCAGTATTTGCATCGACAATTTTCTCTTTAGGCTTACTACTTTTAACCCCTCGTCGCTCTGTCACCTGTTTAGTGACAATTGCCCTCAGCTCAATATACTTACACCCCTCTTTCTTTATGACCTGAGACTTTAACTTATCTACAGCTTCGCTGATTTTAGAGGTGAGACTTTCGCTCAAATACTCATCTAATAAGTTTGCCCTTGATTGACTGAGTTTAGCTTTAGCCTGTTTAAAAAGCTCTATTTTATCATCGCATAGTTGCCTAATACTTTTATCCGTTTTCTTTTGTAAGTCCTCTCCTTTTCCTCCTCGTATTTTTGCTTCATCTTGCTGAATTTCGGTTTCTAGAGCTTTTTCTTGATTATTGAAAAATTTTTCTATTAAAGCGATTTGGGATACCGCCTGTCCAGTCAGCCGTTTTATCAAAATGTCTTCAGGCTTACGCTTGACTAATTTTTCTAGGGACTTGCAAAAACTGTCTAGTTCCTTTGCATCTGGATCGGCAAGGGGCGATCGCAAAGGAACTAGCTCAAGAGATAAGCTAGAATTTTGATTTTGAAGCCGAGCCTTAACTTCAGCGATGCTAGTTTTGATTTCTTGAGCTACCGGGTGATGAGGCTCTGGGAGTTCTACCACTACTACAAGTAAAGAAATTGGACTAATACTAGCCTTCTCAATCAGCTGCTTTTCATCGGCTGTTAGCATCTGGTTGGGTTCAAGCACTAAACACAAAATATCGCAGTCAACCAGCTTCCTGTAAAATTCATCGACCTTAGAAGAAACGTCGCTATCCAAATGGGATTGACACTCAAAGATAAATTCTGGACTTTTTTCAGTTGGATTTTCGTAACCTAGAGTGATGCGATCGCCCGATCGTAACACTTGACGATCTTGTAACCGCTGACCATTTAAATAAGTGCCATTGGTGCTGTTGAAGTTGCAAATTTGCCAAGTTGGATGGCTAGAATCAACTTCGGAATTTGAGACAGATTGGATTTCGGCATGACGTCCAGAAACCCATGCGTACTGGTTTGGCAGACAAAT from Funiculus sociatus GB2-C1 carries:
- a CDS encoding FHA domain-containing protein gives rise to the protein MSLKSDKLANRLQEIQQFVAARTAQNETFQVVEQELVKIADSLRQGKLTVQIVSHNPAPAQALQNFLSSYKPLPEFYNFQRMLLPREPEQAAPEPAAALILQVSSASTAGLQQTRYELPINHRVLIGRDDSQCQICLPNQYAWVSGRHAEIQSVSNSEVDSSHPTWQICNFNSTNGTYLNGQRLQDRQVLRSGDRITLGYENPTEKSPEFIFECQSHLDSDVSSKVDEFYRKLVDCDILCLVLEPNQMLTADEKQLIEKASISPISLLVVVVELPEPHHPVAQEIKTSIAEVKARLQNQNSSLSLELVPLRSPLADPDAKELDSFCKSLEKLVKRKPEDILIKRLTGQAVSQIALIEKFFNNQEKALETEIQQDEAKIRGGKGEDLQKKTDKSIRQLCDDKIELFKQAKAKLSQSRANLLDEYLSESLTSKISEAVDKLKSQVIKKEGCKYIELRAIVTKQVTERRGVKSSKPKEKIVDANTALIDLCRAELSQWANEEWERICTRYNQGGLKGLFQKNYQALSSIPALDLSYSALQPRQTIDLQEIFASSLKKPSCETRYQEVSPLFYLLKKVRSQWMQFMFMFSFLSVLGIAGGRRQIIQKLTQPIGGAFQNAPLISFLFLAGICYFLFKFLKRTYQNFKEAEQEKAVEKMRNELRSYYQSLVKNRLVEKISQKIIQALEVEEQRLDELIKTVKQLAEQFVTEAEGSQLPLKLRMSKRKEQQNNLRKELSELQKLKRI